A genome region from Bacteroidales bacterium includes the following:
- a CDS encoding cell division protein ZapA, which produces MTDELGVTIHIANRPYRLFVKRAEEKSIRKAAKLVDDQINLYANTYSYNDKQDLLAMAALHFATDALNAEEESGFIQNQLHDTLTSIDNSLTEALKD; this is translated from the coding sequence ATGACGGATGAACTCGGAGTCACAATTCATATTGCAAACAGACCTTATCGCTTGTTTGTGAAACGTGCAGAGGAAAAATCCATAAGAAAGGCAGCAAAACTCGTTGACGATCAAATTAACCTCTATGCCAATACATATAGCTACAATGACAAGCAAGACTTATTGGCGATGGCGGCTTTGCATTTTGCAACTGATGCATTGAATGCTGAAGAAGAATCAGGATTCATTCAAAATCAATTGCATGATACATTGACTTCAATTGACAACTCACTAACGGAAGCATTAAAAGATTGA
- a CDS encoding CotH kinase family protein, which yields MIRAFSTLLILCIAIIAKAQQFTQSNLPIVIISTFGIPIPDEPKIPGVMKIIDNGAGQVNHINDPGNIYDGNIGIEVRGHFSAWLPQKPYAVETRDGNQNDLDVPLFGFPEESDWVLLANYNDKVFMRNTLAFKLFNDMGEYASRTRFCEVMVNNVYQGIYIFGEKIKRDDGRVDIAKLTELENSGEPLTGGYIFKIDYWDQDNSWQSPYHPIGHQNFDVHYVYEYPDPAIITLQQKNYIKSYVSSFESALYSNNFKDPVFGYRPFIDEKAFIDYFLVNELSRNNDGFKKSFFFHKDRDSLDRRIKLGPVWDFDWAWKNIDECQIFKNTDGSGWAYMVNDCYPDVSSPGWHIRLLQDPWFANKIKCRYTELRSGLLSEEQLFNYIDSNATYLWEAQERHYIRWPILGLNVGTPVVGLIPSTFQGEIDGFKAWISLRLNWLDQNMPGICSVEIPESQSFIAQPLLFPNPAVNTAYIDMPFDAMNMQVHITNLAGQIIEVPFKLNGSTFQLEVGGLNPGMYLCNISDPSKSATYNLRLLVAK from the coding sequence GTGATCCGTGCCTTTTCAACACTACTCATTCTTTGCATTGCTATTATAGCCAAAGCTCAACAGTTTACCCAAAGTAACCTGCCAATTGTAATTATCAGCACTTTCGGGATTCCTATCCCTGATGAGCCTAAAATTCCAGGTGTGATGAAAATCATTGATAATGGGGCAGGTCAGGTCAACCATATCAATGATCCCGGAAATATCTATGATGGCAACATAGGCATTGAAGTCCGCGGACATTTCTCGGCATGGCTGCCACAAAAGCCTTATGCTGTTGAAACCCGTGATGGAAACCAGAATGACCTGGATGTACCCTTATTCGGATTCCCAGAAGAAAGTGATTGGGTTCTCCTGGCGAATTACAACGATAAGGTCTTCATGAGGAATACCCTGGCATTCAAATTATTCAATGATATGGGGGAATATGCTTCCCGGACCCGTTTCTGCGAAGTCATGGTCAATAATGTGTACCAGGGAATTTATATTTTCGGGGAAAAAATAAAACGTGATGACGGCAGGGTGGATATCGCAAAACTTACTGAACTTGAAAACAGCGGAGAGCCACTCACCGGAGGATATATATTCAAAATAGATTACTGGGACCAGGACAATAGCTGGCAATCCCCGTATCATCCTATTGGACATCAAAATTTTGATGTGCATTATGTTTATGAATATCCTGACCCGGCAATCATTACCTTGCAGCAAAAGAACTATATCAAAAGCTATGTCAGCAGCTTTGAATCCGCTCTCTATAGCAATAACTTCAAGGACCCTGTTTTTGGATACCGCCCTTTTATTGATGAGAAGGCCTTTATCGACTATTTCCTGGTAAATGAATTATCCCGCAATAACGATGGGTTTAAAAAGAGTTTTTTCTTTCATAAGGATCGGGACAGCCTTGACAGAAGGATCAAATTAGGGCCTGTATGGGACTTCGACTGGGCCTGGAAAAATATCGATGAATGCCAGATCTTTAAAAACACTGATGGAAGTGGATGGGCTTATATGGTAAATGATTGTTATCCTGATGTAAGTTCACCCGGATGGCATATCAGGCTGCTTCAGGACCCCTGGTTCGCGAACAAGATAAAATGCAGGTATACGGAATTAAGATCCGGTTTGTTAAGCGAAGAACAACTCTTTAACTATATCGACAGCAATGCAACCTATCTCTGGGAGGCACAGGAAAGGCATTATATACGCTGGCCCATTCTTGGATTAAATGTAGGGACTCCGGTTGTCGGTTTGATACCATCCACCTTCCAGGGTGAAATTGATGGATTTAAGGCCTGGATATCACTTCGTCTGAACTGGCTTGACCAAAACATGCCTGGAATTTGCAGTGTGGAAATTCCGGAATCACAATCATTTATTGCACAACCTCTGTTATTCCCAAATCCTGCTGTCAATACTGCCTACATTGATATGCCTTTTGATGCCATGAACATGCAGGTGCACATTACCAATCTGGCAGGGCAAATAATTGAAGTACCCTTCAAATTAAACGGAAGTACTTTTCAACTTGAGGTTGGTGGATTAAATCCTGGAATGTATCTATGCAACATTTCTGATCCCTCAAAATCAGCAACATACAACCTGAGGCTCCTTGTTGCAAAATAA
- a CDS encoding DUF2851 family protein, giving the protein MTEEFLHYLWQYRLYSTQLTLVTGEPVFVLHPGILNRDSGPDFFNARVKIGSTLWAGNVEIHVLASDWERHRHQHDRAYENVILHVVYRNDRVIETQNGILIPVLELKDSLDKDSWQQYLKFMGSRSWIPCESTFGLVESVVRTAWLDRLLVERLERKAAQVERSLNLSANDWNQAFYRLLARNMGFKLNNDAFEILSSSISYQCLWRHAENRFQTEALVFGQAGMLEEPFKDDYHKALANEYSFLRQKYSLKAMDAHIWKFMRIHPSNFPTIRLSQFASIVHITQGLLLDLIEIQSPDQLHKMLDIEAADYWKTHYRFGHQVKEHSCRLGKTAIQLLMINFFTPFLFIYSKKLGNEKMNRQAFEMLQIIEGEDNAITRRWKSMGMKGSSGAETQALLELKSNYCDRKRCLSCGIGISLLRMKDQVESS; this is encoded by the coding sequence ATGACTGAAGAATTTTTGCACTATCTGTGGCAATACCGGCTTTATTCAACTCAATTAACCCTGGTTACAGGTGAGCCTGTTTTTGTTTTACATCCCGGAATCCTTAACAGGGATTCTGGACCTGATTTCTTTAATGCCCGGGTGAAGATTGGAAGCACTCTCTGGGCAGGGAATGTGGAAATTCATGTTCTTGCATCCGATTGGGAGCGACACAGGCATCAGCATGACAGAGCCTATGAAAATGTGATCTTACATGTTGTATACAGGAATGATCGTGTCATTGAGACACAGAATGGTATTCTGATTCCGGTACTTGAGTTGAAGGATTCTCTGGACAAGGATTCATGGCAACAGTATTTGAAATTTATGGGATCACGGAGCTGGATTCCCTGTGAATCAACATTCGGGCTGGTAGAATCTGTTGTCAGGACTGCCTGGTTAGACAGATTATTGGTTGAACGGCTTGAGCGAAAGGCTGCACAGGTTGAAAGATCCCTGAACTTGTCAGCCAATGACTGGAACCAGGCATTTTATCGTTTGCTGGCAAGGAATATGGGGTTTAAGTTGAACAATGATGCATTTGAGATTCTGTCATCTTCAATTTCTTATCAATGTTTATGGCGGCATGCGGAGAACCGGTTTCAAACCGAAGCCCTGGTCTTTGGTCAGGCGGGTATGCTGGAAGAACCTTTTAAGGATGATTATCACAAGGCACTTGCAAATGAATACAGCTTCCTGAGGCAGAAATATAGCCTTAAGGCCATGGATGCTCATATCTGGAAGTTCATGAGGATTCATCCTTCAAATTTCCCGACGATAAGGCTTTCACAATTCGCATCCATCGTACATATTACGCAGGGGTTATTATTAGATTTGATAGAAATTCAATCACCAGATCAGTTACATAAAATGCTGGATATTGAAGCTGCTGATTACTGGAAAACACATTACAGGTTTGGGCATCAGGTAAAAGAACACTCATGTCGGTTAGGTAAAACAGCGATTCAGCTTCTTATGATTAATTTCTTTACACCTTTCCTTTTTATCTACTCTAAAAAACTTGGAAACGAAAAGATGAACAGGCAGGCATTTGAGATGTTGCAGATAATAGAGGGAGAAGACAATGCAATTACCAGGCGTTGGAAATCGATGGGAATGAAGGGGTCATCAGGTGCTGAAACTCAGGCTCTTCTTGAGTTAAAAAGTAATTATTGCGATCGGAAGCGCTGCCTTTCATGTGGAATTGGAATATCCTTATTGAGGATGAAAGACCAGGTGGAGTCAAGCTGA
- a CDS encoding sodium-dependent transporter, giving the protein MTTNNESWGTRVGLVLAMAGNAVGLGNFLRFPMQAVQNGGGAFIIPYLVCFLLMGIPLLFVEWSVGRYGGQYGHHTTPFAFYKMTKKQLWTYIGVFGIFSNIAIASYYCYIESWTLSYTFHSAFGSFNGMDQHGVSEFFSNYLDISTTTTGIPYEAVVFFVFCLALNVWILSRGLSGGVEKAAKIGMPLLIIFGIFLAIKGITLKAGDQGALFDGTLGLNFLWTPQYDSLTNPKVWLAAAGQIFFTLSLGQGSVQCYASYVKKKDDIALNAMSAGWMNEFVEVVLGSAIIIPIAIGYFGLEKVVELTQLGGLGLGFRVMPFLFSQWGAIISVMAGVSFFGLLFFAGITSSLAMGTPCMSFLMDEFNWRRKRAAIAFGVAVLVLGLPTVLFFQEGVFDEYDYWAGTVSLVLFATLEIILFSWVFGMKKGWVEITHGADIKVPIIFRFILKWVTPFMLLGVFFGSLVRPANDEWSKLGFKGWELHKESILGQMMHKGIGPNNAYFADSFYAEQDGMIDSLYTYHEKTFVQVTDTSSGVSISSSYRYKENHQLMKEKGDWIKKGEVLYTGSVINKIFFIDISRFLLFTVFVLIGITVYIAYRRRKKSNRI; this is encoded by the coding sequence ATGACAACCAATAACGAATCCTGGGGTACAAGAGTAGGCCTTGTATTGGCAATGGCCGGAAATGCTGTCGGATTAGGAAATTTTCTTAGGTTTCCAATGCAAGCAGTTCAGAATGGCGGAGGTGCATTTATTATTCCGTACCTGGTTTGTTTTTTATTGATGGGGATTCCCCTGTTGTTTGTTGAATGGTCAGTGGGCCGATATGGTGGTCAGTATGGTCATCATACCACTCCTTTTGCGTTCTATAAAATGACGAAAAAACAATTATGGACTTATATCGGGGTATTCGGAATTTTTTCAAATATTGCCATCGCTTCTTATTATTGTTATATCGAAAGCTGGACATTATCCTATACTTTCCATTCCGCTTTCGGCTCTTTTAATGGCATGGATCAACATGGAGTATCAGAATTTTTCTCTAACTATTTAGATATTTCCACAACCACTACCGGGATTCCATATGAAGCTGTTGTATTTTTCGTTTTCTGCCTTGCTTTGAATGTCTGGATATTAAGCCGTGGATTAAGTGGAGGTGTAGAGAAAGCTGCCAAGATCGGGATGCCTTTACTCATTATTTTCGGAATTTTTCTGGCTATCAAGGGAATTACACTAAAGGCCGGAGATCAGGGAGCTTTGTTTGATGGGACACTTGGACTTAATTTCCTCTGGACGCCTCAATACGATTCTTTAACAAACCCTAAAGTATGGTTGGCAGCGGCAGGACAGATATTCTTTACACTTTCATTGGGTCAGGGCTCGGTTCAGTGTTATGCTTCTTATGTAAAAAAGAAGGATGATATAGCATTAAATGCGATGTCAGCAGGATGGATGAATGAATTTGTTGAAGTAGTGCTAGGGAGTGCCATCATCATTCCGATTGCAATTGGATATTTTGGACTTGAGAAAGTAGTAGAGTTAACTCAATTAGGTGGCCTGGGTCTAGGCTTCAGGGTGATGCCATTCCTCTTTTCACAATGGGGAGCAATCATTTCCGTCATGGCAGGAGTGTCTTTCTTCGGATTATTGTTTTTTGCAGGAATTACCAGTTCTTTAGCCATGGGGACTCCGTGTATGTCGTTCCTGATGGATGAGTTTAACTGGCGCAGGAAAAGGGCTGCTATTGCATTTGGAGTCGCTGTACTGGTACTTGGATTGCCCACAGTTTTGTTTTTCCAGGAAGGAGTATTCGACGAATATGATTATTGGGCAGGAACCGTTTCACTGGTACTTTTTGCCACTTTGGAAATTATATTGTTTTCCTGGGTCTTTGGAATGAAGAAAGGATGGGTTGAAATTACTCATGGAGCTGATATTAAGGTTCCGATCATTTTTAGATTTATTTTAAAATGGGTTACTCCCTTTATGTTGCTGGGTGTATTCTTCGGCTCGTTGGTAAGACCGGCCAACGACGAATGGAGTAAACTTGGCTTTAAAGGCTGGGAATTGCATAAGGAAAGCATCCTTGGACAAATGATGCACAAAGGAATAGGGCCGAATAATGCCTATTTTGCTGATTCTTTTTATGCTGAACAGGATGGTATGATTGATTCTTTATATACCTATCATGAAAAGACCTTTGTTCAGGTAACTGACACAAGTTCAGGGGTGTCAATTTCATCATCTTACAGATATAAGGAAAATCATCAATTGATGAAGGAAAAGGGAGACTGGATAAAAAAAGGTGAAGTTTTATATACAGGAAGTGTTATCAATAAGATCTTCTTTATAGATATTTCCAGGTTTTTACTTTTCACAGTATTTGTCCTGATCGGAATCACTGTTTATATTGCTTACAGAAGAAGAAAAAAATCAAACCGCATCTGA
- a CDS encoding amino acid permease — protein sequence MSTETGFRKSLNLLDSTAIVAGSMIGSGIFIVSAEMSRHLGSPGWLLIAWIITGVITIIAALSYGELAAMMPHAGGQYVYIREAFNPFSGFLYGWTFFMVIQTGTIAAVAMAFAKYMGVLVPWFSESHHLIEIGPINISTVHLLAIVMITLLTYNNMLGVQKAKWVQNLFTITKVVLLLGFIIIGLFIANNAPAVEANKAIYWKAVSLDGSSLAGWALVVAIGVSLVGSVFSADAWNSITLAAAEVKNPKKNIPYSLLIGVSLVIIMYILANIAYLNTLPLRGNPDGTTVMERGIQFATNDRLGTASIYGLFGAGAALIMAVFVVISTFGCNNGLILSGARVYYAMAKDNLFFKGAGQLNSKGVPANGLIFQAIWASLLCLSGTYSELLDYVVIAILIFYVLTIIGIYVLRVKRPDAERPYKAFGYPVLPAIYILAALLLMYILLVYKPEHTRPGLYIILTGIPVYYLWKGLRRKNEKT from the coding sequence ATGAGCACTGAAACAGGCTTCAGAAAAAGTTTGAATCTGCTTGATTCAACTGCAATCGTTGCAGGATCAATGATCGGTTCGGGGATTTTTATTGTAAGTGCCGAGATGTCGCGACACCTGGGCTCTCCCGGTTGGTTGCTGATTGCATGGATCATCACCGGAGTGATAACCATTATTGCAGCTTTGAGTTATGGTGAGCTTGCTGCCATGATGCCACATGCCGGAGGTCAATATGTCTATATTCGGGAGGCGTTTAATCCGTTCAGTGGATTCCTGTATGGCTGGACTTTTTTTATGGTTATTCAGACCGGTACAATTGCAGCTGTTGCAATGGCTTTTGCTAAATACATGGGGGTTCTTGTCCCATGGTTTTCTGAATCCCATCACCTTATTGAGATAGGGCCCATTAATATTTCAACGGTCCATTTGCTGGCAATTGTGATGATTACTCTATTGACTTATAATAATATGCTTGGTGTTCAGAAAGCAAAATGGGTCCAGAATTTATTCACTATCACTAAAGTAGTTTTATTACTCGGGTTTATCATCATCGGGCTTTTCATCGCAAATAATGCCCCGGCTGTGGAAGCCAACAAAGCCATATACTGGAAAGCGGTTTCCCTGGATGGAAGTAGTTTGGCAGGTTGGGCCTTAGTAGTTGCAATAGGTGTATCGCTGGTCGGTTCCGTTTTTTCTGCTGATGCATGGAATAGTATCACACTCGCAGCAGCTGAGGTAAAGAATCCAAAGAAAAATATTCCATATAGCTTATTAATCGGCGTTTCATTAGTGATTATCATGTACATACTTGCTAATATCGCCTATCTCAATACCCTTCCACTCAGAGGGAATCCTGATGGCACCACGGTAATGGAAAGAGGAATACAGTTTGCAACAAACGATCGCCTGGGGACAGCCTCTATATATGGATTGTTTGGTGCCGGGGCTGCATTGATTATGGCCGTTTTTGTTGTTATTTCCACTTTTGGTTGTAATAATGGACTTATTCTGTCCGGTGCACGTGTGTATTACGCAATGGCAAAGGATAACCTGTTCTTTAAAGGAGCCGGTCAACTGAACTCCAAAGGGGTTCCTGCAAATGGACTGATCTTCCAGGCTATATGGGCTTCCTTATTATGCTTATCAGGGACATATTCTGAACTCCTGGATTATGTTGTTATAGCTATTCTTATATTTTATGTGCTAACCATTATAGGTATCTATGTTTTGAGAGTAAAAAGGCCTGATGCTGAGCGTCCTTATAAGGCATTTGGTTATCCGGTCCTGCCCGCTATCTATATCCTGGCAGCCTTGTTATTGATGTATATTTTACTTGTTTACAAACCTGAACATACACGTCCGGGGCTTTATATCATTCTTACCGGAATTCCTGTCTATTATCTCTGGAAAGGACTTCGCAGGAAAAATGAAAAGACTTAA